A genomic segment from Sulfitobacter mediterraneus encodes:
- a CDS encoding pyridoxamine 5'-phosphate oxidase family protein: MAYAFAEIAFTPAVRAAQDRNGSGSYAKFLTDERSGGDTLGPEEATFVHARDGFYQATVSETGWPYVQFRGGTPGFLRVLDAKTLAYADVRGNRQYLSLGNLSGNDRVSLILMDYPNARRLKIWGRAQTIEQASPDWPAQLPDLSPPGTERLMKITVDAFDWNCPRHIPRRLTDAEAGGEIAALQEENQRLRAALVARQA, encoded by the coding sequence ATGGCCTATGCCTTTGCTGAAATTGCATTCACCCCCGCCGTGCGTGCCGCACAGGACCGAAACGGATCGGGCAGCTACGCAAAATTCCTGACCGATGAACGGTCCGGCGGCGACACACTTGGCCCCGAAGAGGCGACGTTTGTCCATGCGAGGGACGGGTTTTACCAAGCCACCGTGTCCGAGACCGGCTGGCCCTATGTTCAATTTCGCGGCGGCACGCCCGGTTTTCTGCGTGTGCTGGATGCCAAAACCCTTGCTTATGCGGATGTACGCGGCAATCGGCAGTATCTGAGCCTTGGCAACCTCAGTGGAAATGACCGTGTCTCGTTGATCTTGATGGATTATCCCAATGCCCGCCGACTGAAAATCTGGGGCCGTGCACAAACGATTGAACAGGCCAGCCCCGATTGGCCGGCGCAATTGCCGGATCTCTCACCGCCGGGCACGGAACGGCTGATGAAGATAACCGTGGACGCATTTGATTGGAACTGCCCGCGTCACATTCCGCGCCGTTTAACCGATGCAGAGGCAGGCGGGGAAATCGCTGCCCTTCAGGAGGAAAACCAACGGCTGCGTGCGGCATTGGTCGCGCGACAGGCCTGA
- a CDS encoding MBL fold metallo-hydrolase, which translates to MAQMRITILGCGSSGGVPRLGGHWGACDPEEPKNRRGRCSALVERIGPEGTTSVLIDTSPDMRQQLLNAGVSRLDAVLYTHSHADHVHGLDDLRMIVINMRARLPVWADAPTRAALLERFGYAFIRPEGSMYPPILDMHDIEGDVTIDGPGGALNFTPFLVNHGGMDALGFKMNNVAYLPDVATIPDDVWPHLQGLRCWIVDALRRDPHPTHSHLDQTLQWIADMAPQEAVLTNMHNDLDYQTLRGELPAHISPAYDGMTLNFEID; encoded by the coding sequence ATGGCTCAAATGCGCATCACCATCCTGGGCTGCGGCTCTTCTGGCGGGGTGCCACGCCTTGGCGGGCATTGGGGCGCATGCGATCCGGAGGAGCCAAAAAACCGCAGAGGCCGCTGTTCCGCTTTGGTGGAACGGATCGGGCCCGAGGGCACAACATCCGTGCTGATCGACACCTCCCCCGATATGCGCCAACAGCTCTTGAATGCCGGGGTCAGCCGCCTCGATGCGGTGCTCTATACCCATTCTCACGCCGACCACGTGCATGGGCTCGATGATCTGCGCATGATCGTGATCAACATGCGCGCCCGCCTGCCGGTCTGGGCGGATGCACCCACGCGCGCGGCCCTGCTGGAACGGTTCGGTTATGCCTTTATCCGCCCCGAAGGCTCAATGTATCCGCCGATCCTCGACATGCACGACATTGAGGGCGATGTCACAATCGACGGCCCCGGCGGCGCATTGAACTTTACGCCGTTTCTGGTCAACCACGGCGGCATGGATGCACTTGGCTTCAAGATGAATAACGTTGCCTATCTGCCTGATGTTGCAACCATTCCCGATGATGTCTGGCCGCATCTCCAGGGCTTGCGCTGCTGGATCGTCGATGCCCTGCGCCGCGATCCACACCCCACCCACAGCCATCTGGACCAAACTTTGCAATGGATCGCCGACATGGCTCCGCAAGAGGCGGTGCTGACCAACATGCACAACGATCTGGACTATCAAACCCTGCGCGGCGAACTGCCCGCACATATTTCGCCCGCCTATGACGGTATGACGCTCAACTTCGAGATCGACTGA
- a CDS encoding TatD family hydrolase has protein sequence MTQTPQITDSHCHLDFPDFEGQLDEIVARAARAGVTRMVTICTKLKNEPSVRAIAEAHDPVFYAAGTHPMSAASEPLTSTDELIALAQHPKFVGIGETGLDYHYTADSAEVQKTSLRIHIDAARQTGLPLIIHARDADDDMARILAEEFKQGSYACVMHCFSSSPALARAALDLGFYLSMSGITAFPKSTELREIFANCPLDRVLVETDAPYLAPPPHRGKRNEPAYTAHTAQKAAETFGLDYAEFAAQTQANFDRLFAKAAAYQVPA, from the coding sequence ATGACGCAAACGCCGCAGATCACAGACAGCCATTGTCACCTTGATTTCCCCGACTTCGAAGGCCAGCTGGACGAGATTGTCGCCCGCGCCGCCCGTGCCGGTGTGACGCGCATGGTCACGATCTGCACCAAGCTCAAGAACGAACCTTCCGTGCGTGCCATCGCAGAGGCGCACGATCCGGTCTTTTATGCCGCTGGCACCCACCCGATGTCCGCCGCGTCAGAGCCGCTGACCAGCACGGACGAGCTGATCGCGCTGGCGCAGCATCCCAAGTTTGTTGGCATTGGCGAGACCGGCCTTGATTATCATTACACCGCCGACAGCGCCGAGGTGCAGAAAACCTCGCTGCGCATCCATATCGACGCGGCGCGGCAAACCGGCCTGCCCCTGATCATTCATGCCCGCGACGCCGATGATGATATGGCCCGCATTCTTGCCGAAGAGTTCAAGCAAGGGTCTTATGCTTGCGTGATGCATTGCTTTTCCTCCTCCCCCGCGCTGGCCCGTGCCGCGCTTGACCTGGGGTTTTACCTCAGCATGTCAGGCATCACCGCCTTCCCCAAATCCACCGAACTGCGCGAGATTTTTGCCAACTGCCCGCTGGACCGCGTTCTGGTCGAAACCGACGCGCCCTATCTTGCGCCGCCGCCCCATCGCGGCAAGCGAAATGAGCCGGCCTATACCGCCCATACCGCGCAAAAAGCGGCAGAAACCTTCGGGCTGGATTACGCCGAATTCGCGGCCCAGACGCAGGCCAACTTTGACCGCCTCTTTGCCAAGGCTGCGGCCTATCAGGTGCCCGCCTGA
- a CDS encoding Hint domain-containing protein: MLTSDGALPVEFLSAGDRIVSRDGGFVAVRGVRRDFWGGAWAMVRAGAFGPGMPEVDLPLPAAQQVLLRGDLAVAIAGQTQVLMPLSELVGQSGFETCDIGPSLVFAICCGPPQVIYAGGVELSTAGCGDGLDG; this comes from the coding sequence GTGCTTACCTCCGACGGCGCCTTGCCGGTTGAATTCCTATCTGCGGGGGACCGGATTGTCAGCCGTGATGGGGGGTTTGTGGCCGTGCGCGGGGTGCGGCGCGATTTTTGGGGCGGCGCATGGGCAATGGTGCGTGCGGGCGCATTTGGTCCGGGCATGCCCGAGGTGGATCTGCCATTGCCGGCGGCGCAACAGGTGCTGCTGCGGGGCGATCTGGCCGTGGCGATTGCGGGCCAGACGCAGGTTCTGATGCCGCTGTCTGAACTGGTGGGACAGTCAGGTTTCGAAACCTGTGACATTGGCCCGTCCCTTGTGTTTGCCATCTGCTGCGGCCCGCCGCAGGTGATTTATGCAGGCGGGGTCGAGCTGTCTACGGCGGGCTGCGGCGATGGCCTTGACGGCTAA
- a CDS encoding carboxymuconolactone decarboxylase family protein, whose amino-acid sequence MGTQNYPDLTKGIATQIGALRKGIPDTMKGFGDMAKHAEAEGALDGKTKELISMGIAIALRCDGCIGFHTKALLRLGATRQEFQEMLGVAIYMGGGPSLMYAAQAMDAWEQFGGSAE is encoded by the coding sequence GTGGGCACACAGAATTATCCTGACCTGACCAAAGGCATCGCAACCCAGATCGGTGCACTGCGCAAGGGCATCCCAGACACGATGAAGGGCTTTGGCGATATGGCCAAACACGCCGAGGCCGAGGGCGCATTGGATGGCAAAACCAAAGAGCTGATTTCGATGGGAATCGCGATTGCCCTGCGCTGTGACGGGTGCATCGGGTTTCACACCAAGGCGCTGTTGCGGCTGGGGGCAACGCGGCAGGAATTTCAGGAAATGCTGGGCGTGGCGATCTATATGGGCGGTGGCCCTTCGCTGATGTATGCGGCCCAAGCCATGGACGCATGGGAACAATTTGGCGGCAGCGCTGAATGA
- a CDS encoding NAD(P)H-hydrate dehydratase: MTELLTSAQMRAVEQAAMDSGAVTGLDLMERAGQGVIDAAFSHWPELAQVPHRALVLCGPGNNGGDGFVIARLLKDAGWEVDLFLFGDADKLPPDAKANYTRWTALGGVLELTAKNLRVAARPDLIVDAVFGTGLTRPLPPKVQQALAALGKTKWNSRSSIRRVAVDCPSGLNLDTGMVPQDQEKTGGVISTNLAQLTVTFHTPKPGHYLGAGPLVCGAVVIADIGLRKSDPERSMLGQPPDDSRARLVTPVFAGSKLPPRIWPGSFIGKSRHNGHKFDHGHVMVFAGGVGRGGAGRLAARAALRSGAGVVTLLCPPSALIENACQLDAIMLRPLAKDAPLSTVADDRVTAYCIGPGLGVNDRTRDLVGQVLAQRAGARAWRDPAVVLDADALGSFADDPAALFAQCHPRTVLTPHEGEFARLFPDLALSRRDGLSKIDVARQAAERAGCIVLLKGPDTVIATPEGGASVHAAAYDRQVPWLATAGAGDVLAGLIAGLAASDNSAELITMAEIAAYLHVECAASFGPGLIAEDLPEELPKVFRAMGL, translated from the coding sequence ATGACCGAATTGCTGACATCCGCGCAAATGCGCGCGGTGGAACAGGCCGCAATGGACAGCGGCGCCGTCACCGGATTGGACCTGATGGAGCGGGCCGGGCAGGGCGTGATCGACGCTGCATTTTCGCATTGGCCAGAGCTGGCGCAAGTGCCGCACCGCGCGCTTGTTCTATGCGGGCCGGGTAACAACGGCGGAGATGGATTTGTCATTGCGCGGTTGCTCAAGGATGCAGGCTGGGAGGTCGATCTGTTTCTTTTTGGTGACGCAGACAAACTGCCCCCAGATGCCAAAGCCAATTATACCCGCTGGACCGCGCTGGGCGGCGTCTTGGAGCTAACAGCCAAAAACCTGCGAGTGGCGGCGCGGCCCGATTTGATTGTTGATGCGGTCTTTGGCACTGGTCTGACGCGCCCACTACCACCCAAGGTGCAGCAGGCTCTTGCCGCCTTGGGCAAAACCAAATGGAATAGCCGGTCCTCGATCCGGCGCGTTGCGGTGGATTGTCCGTCGGGGCTGAACCTTGACACTGGCATGGTGCCGCAAGATCAGGAGAAGACCGGCGGCGTCATATCCACCAACCTGGCGCAGCTGACCGTCACCTTTCACACACCCAAACCGGGGCATTATCTGGGTGCCGGGCCGTTGGTTTGCGGGGCGGTCGTGATCGCGGATATTGGTTTGCGCAAATCCGATCCGGAACGCAGCATGCTGGGCCAGCCGCCTGACGACAGCCGCGCCCGGCTGGTGACGCCGGTCTTTGCAGGATCAAAGTTGCCCCCGCGCATCTGGCCGGGATCCTTTATCGGGAAATCCCGACACAACGGTCACAAGTTCGACCATGGGCATGTGATGGTTTTTGCAGGCGGGGTCGGACGCGGCGGGGCGGGGCGGCTTGCCGCGCGGGCGGCGCTGAGGTCAGGGGCGGGGGTCGTGACGCTGCTTTGCCCGCCCTCCGCCTTGATCGAGAACGCCTGCCAATTGGATGCGATCATGCTGCGCCCCTTGGCCAAGGACGCACCGCTGAGCACCGTCGCGGATGACAGGGTCACAGCCTATTGCATCGGCCCCGGCCTTGGTGTGAATGACCGCACCCGCGATCTGGTCGGCCAGGTTTTGGCGCAGCGCGCCGGTGCACGGGCGTGGCGCGATCCGGCTGTGGTGCTGGACGCAGATGCGCTTGGCAGTTTTGCCGACGATCCCGCTGCGCTTTTTGCCCAATGTCATCCGCGCACTGTCCTCACCCCGCATGAGGGCGAATTTGCCCGGCTCTTCCCCGATCTGGCCTTGTCGCGGCGGGATGGTCTTTCCAAGATCGACGTCGCACGGCAGGCGGCGGAGCGGGCAGGGTGCATCGTCCTTCTGAAAGGGCCAGACACCGTGATTGCCACGCCGGAGGGCGGCGCAAGCGTGCATGCGGCGGCCTATGACCGGCAGGTGCCGTGGCTGGCAACCGCTGGTGCGGGTGATGTTCTGGCCGGATTAATCGCGGGCCTTGCCGCCTCTGACAACAGCGCGGAACTGATCACCATGGCCGAGATCGCCGCCTACCTTCACGTGGAATGTGCCGCCTCTTTTGGTCCGGGTCTGATTGCCGAAGATCTGCCAGAAGAACTGCCCAAGGTGTTCCGCGCAATGGGGCTTTAG
- a CDS encoding pyridoxal-phosphate dependent enzyme, whose amino-acid sequence MTPSPLVLQQAAASVQARRRIAQWLPPTPCLPSKRVFEDGTGLFFKAENFQRTGSFKFRGALSKLTSLPVAQPVITASSGNHGIALSTAAQITGHQLAVVLPETVAKDKLNKIKALGVEVILHSNDSGLAERHARVVAEERGHTYVSPYNDAQIIAGQGTLALELLEQFPQIDNVFVSLGGGGLISGIGSVLKAFSPRTRMIGVSAINSAALDASVKAGKTVGVVHSDTLADGCAGGIDEGTITLPLVTEVVDEFITCTENQIAEGMRRIAWDEKMLVEGSAGLALAPWLEDRPRFAGQTSVIVLCGANFDQATVAPVLGLA is encoded by the coding sequence ATGACCCCATCGCCCCTCGTCCTGCAACAGGCCGCCGCCAGCGTTCAGGCCCGCCGCCGCATTGCGCAATGGTTGCCGCCGACCCCCTGTCTGCCGTCAAAACGGGTGTTTGAGGATGGCACAGGTCTGTTCTTCAAGGCCGAGAATTTTCAGCGCACGGGATCGTTCAAGTTTCGCGGGGCGCTGTCGAAACTGACGTCCCTGCCAGTGGCCCAGCCGGTGATCACCGCCTCCTCGGGCAATCACGGCATCGCGCTTTCAACGGCGGCGCAGATCACGGGCCATCAACTGGCCGTGGTGCTGCCTGAAACGGTGGCAAAAGATAAGCTTAACAAGATCAAGGCCTTGGGTGTTGAGGTGATCCTGCATTCCAATGATTCCGGGCTGGCTGAACGTCATGCGCGGGTTGTCGCAGAAGAGCGCGGTCATACCTATGTCTCGCCCTATAACGATGCGCAGATCATCGCCGGACAAGGCACTCTGGCGCTCGAGCTGTTGGAACAATTTCCGCAGATCGACAACGTTTTTGTGTCGCTTGGTGGTGGTGGCCTCATCTCGGGCATCGGATCGGTGCTCAAGGCGTTTTCGCCGCGTACCCGCATGATCGGGGTCAGCGCCATCAATTCCGCTGCGCTGGACGCCAGTGTGAAAGCGGGCAAAACCGTTGGTGTGGTACATTCCGATACGCTTGCAGATGGCTGCGCGGGCGGCATCGACGAAGGTACGATCACCCTGCCGCTGGTAACGGAGGTGGTAGATGAGTTCATCACCTGCACCGAAAACCAGATTGCCGAAGGCATGCGGCGCATCGCCTGGGATGAAAAGATGCTTGTGGAAGGCTCCGCCGGGTTGGCCTTGGCCCCCTGGCTGGAGGATCGGCCACGCTTTGCCGGGCAAACGTCAGTCATCGTGCTGTGCGGAGCCAATTTTGATCAGGCCACGGTCGCGCCGGTTCTGGGGCTCGCCTGA
- a CDS encoding AEC family transporter encodes MQTLLDVILPVFLVIGFGYVAVWKNLFPASGIDGVMKFTQNFAIPCLLFQAIAHLDLSASLTPALMTSFFGGAAICFALGIFGARLLFKRDWEDCVAIGFCCLFSNSVLLGLPITERAYGTDALAGNFAIVAFHAPFCYGLGITVMEVVRNRGETGLTMLRNVGRAMFRNALVIGILAGFAVNLSGLTIPTVVEDALSLIVRAALPAALFALGGVLIQYRPEGDMKAIAMVCGIALLVHPALVWTFGSALSLPTDAFRSGVLTAAMAPGFNAYIFANMYGRARRVAASSVLIATAISILSVWFWLGALP; translated from the coding sequence GTGCAAACCCTGCTTGATGTCATTCTGCCCGTCTTTCTGGTCATCGGCTTTGGCTATGTGGCGGTGTGGAAAAACCTGTTTCCGGCCTCTGGCATCGACGGGGTGATGAAGTTCACCCAGAACTTCGCCATCCCCTGCCTGCTGTTTCAGGCCATCGCCCATCTGGATCTCTCCGCCTCGCTGACCCCGGCCCTGATGACCAGCTTTTTTGGCGGCGCGGCGATCTGTTTTGCCCTCGGCATCTTTGGTGCCCGGCTGTTGTTCAAGCGCGATTGGGAAGACTGCGTTGCCATCGGTTTTTGCTGCCTGTTTTCCAACTCTGTCCTGCTGGGCCTGCCGATCACTGAACGGGCCTACGGCACGGATGCGCTGGCGGGCAACTTTGCCATCGTCGCTTTTCACGCGCCGTTCTGCTACGGGCTGGGCATTACGGTGATGGAGGTGGTGCGCAACCGCGGTGAAACCGGGCTGACCATGCTGCGCAATGTGGGGCGGGCGATGTTCCGCAATGCGCTGGTCATTGGCATTCTGGCAGGCTTTGCAGTCAACCTTAGCGGGCTGACCATCCCCACCGTTGTCGAAGACGCGCTGTCCCTGATTGTCCGCGCTGCCCTGCCCGCCGCGCTGTTCGCGCTTGGCGGTGTGTTGATCCAATACCGGCCCGAGGGCGACATGAAAGCCATCGCCATGGTTTGCGGCATTGCGCTTTTGGTGCATCCGGCCTTGGTCTGGACATTCGGATCGGCACTGTCATTGCCAACGGACGCCTTTCGATCCGGCGTCTTGACCGCCGCAATGGCACCAGGTTTCAACGCCTATATCTTTGCAAATATGTATGGCCGGGCGCGGCGAGTTGCGGCCTCGTCGGTGTTGATTGCCACCGCGATATCAATCCTGTCGGTCTGGTTCTGGCTGGGCGCATTGCCCTAA
- a CDS encoding TetR/AcrR family transcriptional regulator, with the protein MSKNKRSELLQKALLLFYRNGFHATGMDLVAKETGVSKTSIYKHFRTKEELILAVLRLRDEGFRNDLYRRMEETSETPQGQLLALFDVLKDWFKEDSFKGCMFIKASAEFQDKNHAINAQAFAHKQLLTDHLAKLATQAGYPHPEDLARKLVILKEGAIVMAAMSHTTASADEAKEIAKVLLAG; encoded by the coding sequence ATGAGCAAGAACAAGCGAAGTGAATTGCTTCAAAAAGCCTTGCTGCTGTTCTATCGGAACGGCTTTCACGCCACGGGCATGGATCTCGTGGCCAAAGAGACCGGCGTCTCCAAAACCTCGATCTACAAACACTTCCGCACCAAGGAAGAATTGATCCTCGCGGTGCTGCGTTTGCGCGACGAGGGCTTTCGCAATGACCTTTACCGCCGCATGGAAGAGACATCCGAAACGCCGCAAGGGCAATTGCTTGCGCTTTTCGACGTGCTCAAGGACTGGTTCAAGGAGGACAGTTTTAAGGGCTGTATGTTCATCAAGGCCAGCGCCGAATTTCAGGACAAGAACCACGCAATCAACGCGCAGGCCTTTGCGCATAAACAATTGCTGACCGATCATCTGGCCAAGCTCGCGACGCAGGCCGGCTACCCACACCCCGAAGATTTGGCGCGCAAGTTGGTGATCCTCAAGGAAGGAGCGATCGTGATGGCCGCGATGTCCCACACCACAGCCAGCGCTGATGAAGCCAAGGAAATCGCCAAGGTTCTGCTGGCGGGCTAA
- a CDS encoding MFS transporter encodes MHLPRVSLFAFVLAAAGVPLYIHLPRFAAVELEMSLATLGVILLAIRAVDLVQDPAIGWAIDRWPRAQWIFGTAALLGLSIGFPLLFSLDAGPQVALRLTLTLVLLFSAYSLGMILLYGRTASLAPGNALPDTMRLAAFRETGMLAGVIFAALAPLGFAALGGDGYLMFGLSLCAVGVVAALLTAPLWRRIPLPAKGFSIERYRDPVIGRLLLLALVNGLPVAVTSTLFVFFVEDRLQLQGQAGLLLLVFFAAALVSVPGWTVLARHISPRKVLLLAMPLAIAGFIGAAFLPVGSGLGMAAICAASGAALGAEMVILPVLFAGALNKAGLKASEGFGLWSFAGKLGLALTSFALLPLLQGAGFTPGQANSDQALWALTLCYAVLPCVLKLAAVALVWRLPE; translated from the coding sequence ATGCATCTTCCCCGAGTGAGCCTGTTTGCCTTTGTTCTGGCCGCAGCGGGCGTGCCGCTTTATATCCATCTGCCAAGGTTTGCCGCGGTCGAGCTTGAGATGAGCCTCGCCACCCTTGGCGTTATCCTTTTGGCCATCCGGGCTGTTGATCTGGTGCAGGATCCGGCAATCGGCTGGGCCATTGACCGTTGGCCACGGGCCCAATGGATCTTTGGCACAGCGGCGCTGCTTGGCCTATCCATTGGTTTTCCCTTGTTGTTTTCGCTTGATGCCGGTCCGCAAGTGGCACTGCGCTTGACCCTGACCTTGGTGCTTCTGTTTTCGGCCTATAGCCTGGGGATGATCCTGCTTTATGGGCGCACGGCCTCCCTGGCACCGGGCAACGCCCTGCCCGACACCATGCGGCTGGCGGCGTTTCGCGAGACGGGGATGTTGGCCGGGGTGATCTTTGCCGCCCTTGCGCCGCTTGGGTTTGCGGCATTGGGCGGCGATGGATATTTGATGTTTGGCCTTTCACTTTGTGCGGTCGGGGTTGTGGCCGCCCTGCTCACCGCGCCCCTTTGGCGGCGCATCCCCCTGCCCGCCAAGGGGTTCTCCATCGAACGGTATCGCGATCCGGTGATTGGGCGGCTGTTGTTGCTGGCCTTGGTCAATGGGTTGCCGGTTGCGGTGACATCCACCCTTTTTGTGTTCTTTGTCGAGGACCGGTTGCAATTGCAGGGCCAGGCCGGTCTTTTGCTGCTGGTGTTTTTTGCTGCCGCTTTGGTCAGCGTGCCGGGCTGGACGGTCCTTGCGCGGCATATATCGCCGCGCAAGGTGCTGTTGCTGGCGATGCCGCTCGCGATTGCAGGGTTCATCGGCGCGGCGTTTTTGCCGGTAGGCAGTGGTCTTGGTATGGCAGCGATCTGCGCCGCATCCGGCGCGGCCCTCGGGGCCGAGATGGTGATCCTGCCGGTGCTGTTTGCAGGCGCCCTCAACAAAGCCGGACTAAAAGCCTCAGAAGGGTTTGGCCTATGGTCGTTTGCCGGAAAACTCGGGCTCGCGCTGACCTCTTTTGCCCTGCTCCCGCTGCTGCAAGGGGCAGGCTTCACGCCCGGCCAGGCCAATAGCGATCAGGCGCTTTGGGCGTTGACGCTTTGCTATGCGGTGCTGCCTTGCGTTTTGAAACTTGCAGCCGTTGCCCTGGTCTGGCGCCTCCCGGAGTGA
- a CDS encoding gamma-glutamyltransferase family protein, which translates to MQLRAHHPYPSRRSAVLAGNMVATSQPLAAQAGVAMLARGGNAVDAALAAAIALTVLEPTGNGIGSDAFAILWDGAELHGLNASGRSPAGWTADRFAGQTEMPFRGWESVTVPGAVSAWVMLSDRFGKLPFADLFAPAIRYAESGFPVSPVIASLWARAAEELHAQPGFAETFMPNGRAPQAGEIFASPGHAHTLRRIADTEGAAFYHGDIAQKVAAFAAEHGAALTADDLAAHEADWCGTISKNFDDVTLHEIPPNGQGIAALMALGMLSHTAIRDLDADDPQAMHLQIEAMKLALADAETYVGDPGHMDRVGADDLLDDDYLKARAALIDPARAQDFGAGAPKQGGTVYLTAADASGMMVSFIQSNYAGFGSGVVVPGTGIALQNRGAGFSLDPRNQNYVGPNKRPFHTIIPGFVMGPEGPRMSFGVMGGPMQAQGHVQMVLRCELFGQDPQMAADAPRWRVTEGLGLACETTLPEATLAALTGLGHEITLEAPDNAFGFGGAQLIRRLPGGGGYAGGSDPRKDGAAIGF; encoded by the coding sequence ATGCAACTGCGCGCCCATCACCCCTATCCCTCTCGCCGGTCGGCGGTTCTGGCTGGCAATATGGTGGCCACCTCGCAGCCATTGGCGGCGCAGGCCGGGGTTGCGATGTTGGCGCGGGGCGGCAATGCGGTGGATGCGGCGCTGGCTGCGGCGATTGCTTTGACGGTGCTGGAACCGACAGGCAATGGCATCGGGTCAGACGCCTTTGCGATCCTTTGGGATGGCGCTGAGCTGCACGGGCTCAATGCCTCTGGCCGCTCCCCTGCGGGGTGGACGGCTGACCGGTTTGCTGGCCAAACCGAAATGCCCTTTCGCGGCTGGGAAAGTGTGACAGTGCCCGGCGCGGTTTCGGCTTGGGTGATGCTGTCAGACCGGTTTGGCAAGCTGCCTTTTGCCGATCTGTTCGCACCCGCCATCCGCTATGCCGAAAGCGGCTTCCCGGTCTCGCCCGTCATTGCCAGCCTCTGGGCGCGGGCGGCAGAGGAGTTGCACGCGCAACCCGGTTTTGCCGAGACCTTCATGCCAAATGGCCGCGCCCCACAGGCCGGAGAGATATTTGCCAGCCCCGGCCATGCCCACACCCTGCGCCGGATTGCCGACACAGAGGGCGCTGCCTTTTATCACGGTGACATCGCACAAAAGGTTGCGGCATTTGCTGCCGAACATGGCGCAGCCCTGACAGCGGATGATCTGGCAGCGCATGAGGCAGATTGGTGCGGTACGATCTCAAAAAACTTTGACGATGTAACGCTGCACGAGATCCCCCCAAACGGTCAGGGCATTGCGGCGTTGATGGCGCTGGGGATGCTGAGCCATACCGCGATCCGCGATCTGGATGCTGATGATCCACAAGCGATGCATTTGCAGATCGAGGCGATGAAGCTGGCCCTGGCAGATGCAGAAACCTATGTGGGCGATCCGGGCCATATGGACCGCGTCGGGGCGGATGATTTGCTGGATGACGATTACCTCAAGGCGCGGGCCGCATTGATTGATCCGGCGCGGGCGCAGGATTTTGGTGCGGGTGCGCCCAAACAAGGCGGCACGGTTTATCTGACGGCGGCGGATGCATCAGGCATGATGGTGTCCTTCATCCAGTCCAACTATGCCGGTTTTGGCTCTGGCGTAGTGGTGCCCGGAACCGGCATTGCCTTGCAAAACCGTGGCGCGGGGTTCTCGCTTGACCCACGCAATCAAAACTATGTCGGCCCGAACAAGCGCCCGTTTCACACGATCATTCCCGGTTTCGTTATGGGGCCCGAGGGGCCGCGCATGAGTTTTGGAGTGATGGGCGGGCCGATGCAGGCGCAAGGGCATGTGCAAATGGTGCTGCGCTGCGAGTTGTTTGGCCAAGACCCGCAGATGGCCGCAGATGCGCCACGCTGGCGCGTGACCGAAGGGTTGGGTCTGGCCTGCGAGACCACCCTGCCAGAAGCGACCCTGGCCGCGCTCACCGGATTGGGGCACGAAATCACGCTGGAGGCACCTGACAATGCCTTTGGCTTTGGCGGGGCGCAATTGATCCGGCGTTTGCCGGGCGGCGGCGGTTACGCTGGCGGATCGGACCCGCGCAAGGACGGGGCCGCCATCGGGTTTTGA